A window of Haloarchaeobius salinus genomic DNA:
GGAAGACCGAACTCGTCGAGACGGTGCTCGACGAGGCGAGAACGGGTGAGTACGACTTCGGGTTCGTGGTGCCCGAGTCGGCCTGAGGCGGCCGCCTCCCCGGTCGTTCAGCGCAGTTCCGGCGCGACCTCGCTGCCGAGACGCTCGATGCACTCCGACATCGTCTCCGTGCCGATGCCGGGGTGGTAGGTGCGGAAGATGACGTGGACGTCGTCGCCGAGCGCGTCGCGGTAGCGTTCGAGGTCCGAGACGACCTGCTCGGGCGTGCCGAAGATGGCCTGCTTCTTCAGTTCGGCCTTGCGCTCCTCGGGCAGTTCCTCCACTTCCTCGCCCGAGAAGAGCTCAGCGTACCGGCGCTGGATGTAGAAGTAGCCGGGCTTCATCGTCTCCCATGCGTCCTCGCGGGAGTCGCCGAGGAACCCGTGCCGGATGACGTAGAAGTCGAAGTCGCCGTCGATCTCCTCCTCCTCGCGGACGTTGCGGATGTCCTCGATGCGCTTCTTCAGGCCGCCGATGGAGAGCTTCGAGGGCGCACACCACGCGTCGGCTGTCCGGGCGGCCCGGCGCACCGCCGGTTTGGCCCCGCCGCCGAGCATGATGGGGACGTCGTTGTCGACGGGCTTCGGCGTCACCGACACGTCCGGGTCGATGTCGTGGAACTCGGCGTCGTAGTCGAGCGGCCCCTCGGACCACGCCGCGCGCAGGAGCTTCACCTGGTCGTCGAGCCGCTCGACGCGCTCGTCCTGCGGCACGCCGAAGGCCTCGAACTCGCCCGGGTTCGAGCCGATGGCCAGCCCGAGCGTCGTCCGGTCGTGCGAGATGTGGTCGAGCGTCGCGGTGTCCTCCGCGAGGCGGACGCCGTCGTACAGCGGCGCGAGCGCGATGCAGGTGCCGAGCTCTATCTGCTCGGTCTCCGCCGCGATGGCCGAAAGCGACGGCATCGTCCCCGGCAGGTACTCGTCCTCGGTGAAGTGGTGTTCGGACACCCAGATGCTGTCGAGGCCCGCGTCGTCTGCGGTTGCCGCGAGTTCGAGCATCTCGTCGTAGATCTCCGTGGTCGAACGGTCGTCGTCAGGACGGCGCTGGCAGGTGAACAGTCCCGTACCGAGTTTCATGCCTGTTGAATTCCCTCGGCGACGTGAAAATGGTTCGGCAATCGGCAGTGAGCCGGCCAGCACGTGGTGTGCGAACGCCCGACTCGGTCGGCTCGCCCGAACCCACCGGCCTACTTGTCCCCCGGAATCCAATCCCCGCACATGACCGACCCCGCCTTCGAGCGACGGACCCGGGCCTGCCAGCAGCGACTCCGCGACGGAGCCGGCGATCTCGCCGTGCTGTTCCCGAGCCGGAACCTTTGCTACGCGGCGGGCTTCGACGAGGAGCCACAGGAGCGCCACCTGTTCCTGTTCGTCCCCCGCGAGGGCGACCCCGTCTTCCTCGTGCCGGCCCTCTACGGCTCGCAGGTCCGGGCCGAGAGCTGGGTCGAGGACGTGTGGACGTGGAGCGACGGCGAGGACCCGGTGGCGGCCGTCGAAGAGGTCGTCGCCGACCTCGCCGTCCCGGCCGACGGCCACGTCCTCGTCGACGACACGATGTGGGCGCTGTTCACGCAGGACCTCGAACGTGCGCTGCCCGACGCGACGTTCGGGCTGGCCAGCGCGGTGTTCGACGACCTTCGAATCCGGAAGGACGAGGCCGAACTCGACTGCCTCCGCCGGGCCGGCGAACTCGCGGACGAGGTGAGCATCGCGGTGCGGGACCTCGGCGAGGAGGTCGTCGGCTGGACCGAGTCCGAACTCGTCGCCGAGATCGAGTCGCGGCTCCTCGCGAGCGGCGACGCCCTCGCGTTCGACGTCATCGCCGGGTCGGGGCCGAACGGGGCGATGCCCCACCACACCCACGAGGACCGCGAGATAGAGCTGGGCGACCCCGTCGTGCTGGACTTCGGCGCGTACGTCGACGGCTACCCGGGCGACCAGACCCGGACCGTCGTGTTCGCCGGCGAGCCACCTGAGGGGTTCGCAGAGGTCCACGGGACGGTCCAGGAGGCGCTGGAGGCGGGCGTCGCGGCGGTCGAACCGGGCGCGACCGCCGAGTCCGTCGACCGCGCCGCCCGCGAGGTCATCGAGGACGCGGGCTACGGCGAGGGGTTCGTCCATCGGACCGGCCACGGCGTCGGCCTCGACGTGCACGAGCCACCGTACATCGTCGAGGGTAACGGGACGGAACTGGAGCCGGGGATGGTGTTCTCGGTCGAGCCGGGAATCTACCTCGAGGACGAGTTCGGCGTCCGCATCGAGGACCTCGTCGTCGTCACCGACGACGGCTGCGAGCGACTCAACGACTCGCCGCGGGGCTGGCGAGCCGACGCCACGGAGTGAGTGGTCGTCGCCGACGGGGGAACAGTAATACCCCACGACAGCGTCATATGCCACCATGGAGTTCCGCCACGCCACCACGGACGACGTCCCGGAGATACTGCGCGTCGCGGAGCGGTCCTGGGAGCAGGACTATCCCGACATCCTCACACGAGAGACGGCCCGCGAGGCGGTCCACGACTGGTACGACGCCGACCAGCTGGAGCTCGACGCGGTGGCCGCCGACACGGCGCTCATCGTCGCCATCGACGAGGAGGCCGACGAGGACCGTGCGGGGCCGGCCGTCGGCTTCCTCCACGGGGTCGTCGACGACGACACCGGGACGCTGCTTCGGGTGTACGTCGACCCCGACAACCGGGGCGACGGAATCGGGCGCTCGCTCGTCGAGTACGCCATCGACGACTTCGACACGCGCGGCGTCGAGCGCGTCGAGGCGATGGTGCTCGCGGCGAACGAGCCGGGCAACGAGTTCTACCGGTCGCTCGGCTTCGAGCTCGTCCAGCGCGCGACGACGACCATCGGCGGCGAGCCGCACGACGAGAACATCTACCTGAAACTGCTGTAGTCAGTAGTCGATGCGGGTTATCTCCTCGACGGGCCACTGGCTCAGGATCTCGACGCCGTCCTCGCGGACGACGACCATCTCCTCGACGCGGACGCCCTGGCGGTCCGCCGGCTCCATCGTCTCGACGGCCATCGTCATCCCCTCCTCGATCTCGATGGGGTGCTCCGGCGAGAGGCCGCGCCAGATGAGCGGCACCTCGTAGAGCTGGAGGCCCAGCCCGTGGGCCCAGTGGTTCGTCGTCATCTGCCAGTGGTCGGTCGCGCCGTACCAGTCGGCGTGCTCGCCCTCCATGTCGGGGAAGCCCTTGCAGATCTCGTCGGTCGTCGCGCCGGGCTCGATGCGGTCGAGCACGTCGTAGAGGTTGTCCACCGCGGTCTCGTAGGCGTCCTGCTGGGCCTGCGTCGGCTCGCCCAGGGAGAACGTCCGGTAGTAGCACGACCGGTAGCCGAGGTAGCCGATGTTGTAGAAGTCGGCGTAGACGATGTCGCCCGGGCGCATCATCCGGTCGGTCGTGTTCGCCTGGTGCTTCGGCCAGGTGTTCGGGCCGGACGTGACGTAGCCGCCCTGGGCCATCGCGCCGTGACGCCAGATCTCGCGCACCGCGTCTCCCCAGACCTCGGACTCGCGCTTGCCCGGCGCGGCGTTCTCGACGATCTGCTGGAAGCCCGCCTCGCAGATGGCCGCGACCATCCGCAGGCACTCGATCTCGTCGTCGGTCTTGATCTTCCGGGCGTCGTGCATCAGGTCGACGCAGTCCTTCGTGCGCACCTCGACGCCGTTGTTCTCGAACGCGTCGACGAGGCCCATGTTGCCGACGTCCAGCCCCATCGGCTCCTTGTGGACGCCGTACTCCTCCATCGCCTCGTAGACGAGGTCGGCCATCTTCTGCTTGAGCCAGCTGCGGGCGGAGTCACGACCCGAGGCCCGCGGGACGTTGCCCAGGCCGGGGCAGGCGTACCGGATGTCGTCGAGCCACGGGCAGTTGAACCGCTGGTTGCTCGCGTGGTCGGCGGTGTCCCAGTGGACGATGTCGCCGTCCTCGGTGAGCAGGGTGTAGTGGTCCGCGCCGGAGCCGCCGGTCATCGCCAGCCCGGTGACGTAGCGGATGTTCGG
This region includes:
- a CDS encoding M24 family metallopeptidase codes for the protein MYERSFMEGTRGTQAVDWEERIDVKRLREERYAKALARLEDSEMGSMLLVSDPNIRYVTGLAMTGGSGADHYTLLTEDGDIVHWDTADHASNQRFNCPWLDDIRYACPGLGNVPRASGRDSARSWLKQKMADLVYEAMEEYGVHKEPMGLDVGNMGLVDAFENNGVEVRTKDCVDLMHDARKIKTDDEIECLRMVAAICEAGFQQIVENAAPGKRESEVWGDAVREIWRHGAMAQGGYVTSGPNTWPKHQANTTDRMMRPGDIVYADFYNIGYLGYRSCYYRTFSLGEPTQAQQDAYETAVDNLYDVLDRIEPGATTDEICKGFPDMEGEHADWYGATDHWQMTTNHWAHGLGLQLYEVPLIWRGLSPEHPIEIEEGMTMAVETMEPADRQGVRVEEMVVVREDGVEILSQWPVEEITRIDY
- a CDS encoding M24 family metallopeptidase yields the protein MTDPAFERRTRACQQRLRDGAGDLAVLFPSRNLCYAAGFDEEPQERHLFLFVPREGDPVFLVPALYGSQVRAESWVEDVWTWSDGEDPVAAVEEVVADLAVPADGHVLVDDTMWALFTQDLERALPDATFGLASAVFDDLRIRKDEAELDCLRRAGELADEVSIAVRDLGEEVVGWTESELVAEIESRLLASGDALAFDVIAGSGPNGAMPHHTHEDREIELGDPVVLDFGAYVDGYPGDQTRTVVFAGEPPEGFAEVHGTVQEALEAGVAAVEPGATAESVDRAAREVIEDAGYGEGFVHRTGHGVGLDVHEPPYIVEGNGTELEPGMVFSVEPGIYLEDEFGVRIEDLVVVTDDGCERLNDSPRGWRADATE
- a CDS encoding LLM class flavin-dependent oxidoreductase, translating into MKLGTGLFTCQRRPDDDRSTTEIYDEMLELAATADDAGLDSIWVSEHHFTEDEYLPGTMPSLSAIAAETEQIELGTCIALAPLYDGVRLAEDTATLDHISHDRTTLGLAIGSNPGEFEAFGVPQDERVERLDDQVKLLRAAWSEGPLDYDAEFHDIDPDVSVTPKPVDNDVPIMLGGGAKPAVRRAARTADAWCAPSKLSIGGLKKRIEDIRNVREEEEIDGDFDFYVIRHGFLGDSREDAWETMKPGYFYIQRRYAELFSGEEVEELPEERKAELKKQAIFGTPEQVVSDLERYRDALGDDVHVIFRTYHPGIGTETMSECIERLGSEVAPELR
- a CDS encoding GNAT family N-acetyltransferase; the encoded protein is MEFRHATTDDVPEILRVAERSWEQDYPDILTRETAREAVHDWYDADQLELDAVAADTALIVAIDEEADEDRAGPAVGFLHGVVDDDTGTLLRVYVDPDNRGDGIGRSLVEYAIDDFDTRGVERVEAMVLAANEPGNEFYRSLGFELVQRATTTIGGEPHDENIYLKLL